From the genome of Globicephala melas chromosome 11, mGloMel1.2, whole genome shotgun sequence, one region includes:
- the LOC115849379 gene encoding LOW QUALITY PROTEIN: lymphocyte antigen 6G6e-like (The sequence of the model RefSeq protein was modified relative to this genomic sequence to represent the inferred CDS: inserted 1 base in 1 codon) → MGTSSIFLCILFLGGALDKGLATSPARRRLHCYTCNFAKPCYPVPTECQDDEVCGISIGTSENSEVIERKACLPRTRRSLQGHATYRSLSYTPRHHCCEQDLCDAATMPHRLPRLLLITPLILVASLTWGAHLLHQPAAQDSSTIAMALETPAQXTSEICPRT, encoded by the exons ATGGGCACCTCCAGCATCTTCCTCTGCATTCTGTTCCTCGGTGGGGCACTGGATAAGG GTCTCGCCACTTCCCCTGCCCGGAGACGGCTCCACTGTTACACCTGCAACTTCGCCAAACCCTGCTACCCTGTTCCTACCGAGTGTCAGGATGATGAAGTTTGTGGCATCAGTATTGGTACCTCAG AGAACAGTGAGGTCATCGAGCGGAAAGCCTGCCTCCCAAGGACCCGGCGCTCTCTGCAGGGCCATGCCACCTACCGGTCACTCTCCTACACTCCTCGGCACCACTGCTGCGAGCAGGACCTGTGCGATGCAGCCACCATGCCGCATCGGCTCCCCAGGCTCCTCCTTATCACCCCGCTCATCCTCGTGGCCAGCCTCACCTGGGgagcccacctcctccaccaGCCTGCAGCCCAAGACTCTTCCACTATCGCCATGGCCCTGGAAACACCTGCAC ACACTTCTGAGATCTGCCCAAGAACCTGA
- the LY6G6F gene encoding lymphocyte antigen 6 complex locus protein G6f codes for MADLFLLLLCLHGLPQAAADNIQAIYVALGEAMELPCPSPPTLDGDEFLSWFRSPATGSSTALVAHVQVARPAPDPGKTGRESRLKLLGNNSLWLEGSKEGDAGRYWCAVLGHRHKYQNWRVYDVSVLRGSQFSARAADGSPCSILLCSVVPTRRLDSVTWLEGKGPVRGRVQSFWGDGAALLLVCPGEGLPEPRGRRPRNIRCLMPQNKGVSFSLAASMDASPALCAPSTEWGAPWILMLLLIVGQGFTIVVLSVMLWRRRVQGTKHRNASFPQFKPEIQVYENIHLAHLRPPAPKTR; via the exons ATGGCTGACTTATTCCTCCTCCTTCTGTGCCTACATGGGCTCCCCCAGGCCGCTGCAG acAACATCCAGGCCATCTATGTGGCATTGGGGGAGGCAATGGAGCTGCCATGTCCTTCACCACCCACCCTGGATGGAGACGAATTTCTGTCCTGGTTCCGCAGTCCTGCAACAGGCTCCTCCACTGCTTTAGTGGCCCACGTCCAAGTAGCCAGGCCAGCCCCAGACCCTGGGAAGACTGGAAGGGAATCCAGGCTCAAACTCCTGGGAAACAACTCTCTGTGGCTGGAAGGGTCCAAGGAGGGAGACGCTGGGCGGTACTGGTGCGCCGTGCTGGGTCACCGCCACAAGTACCAGAACTGGAGGGTGTATGATGTCTCCGTGCTCAGAG gaTCCCAGTTCTCTGCGAGGGCTGCAGATGGATCCCCCTGCTCTATCCTCCTGTGCTCTGTGGTCCCCACCAGACGCCTGGACTCTGTGACCTGGCTGGAGGGGAAGGGTCCTGTGAGGGGGCGTGTGCAGtccttctggggtgatggagCTGCCCTGCTCTTGGTGTGTCCTGGGGAGGGGCTTCCTGAGCCCAGGGGACGTAGACCAAGAAACATCCGCTGCCTCATGCCTCAGAACAAAGGGGTCAGCTTTAGCCTGGCAG CCTCCATGGATGCCTCCCCGGCCCTCTGTGCCCCTTCCACAGAGTGGGGTGCACCCTGGATCCTGATGCTGCTGCTCATAGTGGGCCAGGGGTTCACCATCGTGGTCCTCAGCGTCATGCTCTGGAGGCGGAGGGTCCAGGGGACTAAGCACAGAA ATGCCTCGTTTCCTCAGTTCAAACCCGAGATCCAGGTCTATGAGAACATCCATTTGGCCCATCTCAG GCCACCTGCCCCTAAGACCAGGTGA